DNA sequence from the Xenopus tropicalis strain Nigerian chromosome 4, UCB_Xtro_10.0, whole genome shotgun sequence genome:
GCAAGCAGTGCAACTAGTCAATGAATTCCCTTCCCAGTGTGTAATTGTTCCTACTGACCTTTGGCAGAAGGTCCAGCATTTCCTGGCTCATGTGACTTGGATAATCAACCTTTGCCAGCTTCATATCCAAAAACTCCCTAGCAGGATCAATTGATGGGACAAATGGCTGCCTTCCAGTGGCCATTTCGTACATGATGACACCAAGCGACCACCAGTCCACTCCAGCGTCGTACGCCTCCAATGACAACATCTTTAGAAAAAAAGAGCTAATTATTTCAGGGTAATAGAAACACagttacattaaatacagtgaaattGCATTTGTAATTGGGTCTTAAATCTAGCGTAAAAGGGGAAAAACACACTTTTCTAAATGAGGGCAAATAACCTAGGAAATATATAAAAGGTGAAGGTTTGGACCCCTTTGTATATTCTGACTGATTGgggcattttttttccctttcttgtttATATTATCAAAATGCTCTATTGTAGGGTTAAAatttaagtttgcccaggagcagtaacccatagcaaccagtctaaaggtataatttactggtcacctgtattaaagcaaacatcttatttgttgctattggttactggtcctgggcaaacttaatgcctttaatTATATATGGTGGAAAGAGATATTAATGCCACTGTGTATACATTTTGTTATAAAGAAAAATTCTGACCTCTGGGGCACGGTATCCAGGTGTTCCTGCCAATCCCCTGATCTTCCATCCGGCGAACATTCCTACAGCAGCGATGCCGAAGTCGCAGATCTTGATGTGTCCATCGTTATCCACCAAGATGTTGTCAGGCTTGAGATCACTGCAACATACGCATGGGGGACAATGActgtacaatatactgtaactgagtaAAGTTCTGAGAATGATGGTCAGGGGTGTTGGAAAAAGTGAATTAAAAGACAACTAAAATAGATATTTTTGGTATAAGATAACCTAGAAACAATGAAGCTaagtattaaaaagaaaagaacaaatacataatattctagaggagagaactgagatTGTACTGACCGATGGATGATGCCATTGGAGTGCAGAAACTGTAGGGCAACCACCATCTCTGCAGTGTAGAACCTGCAAAAAACAATCTCTGTATCATACACATTTAATCTAAATATTTAAGTTTTTCTTTACATTAAAATGAACCTTTAGTacgatgtagaaagtgatattccaagagagtctgcaattggtctttatttttttagtatttgtggattttaaattgtttagctttttgttcagcagctctccagtttggaaattaggccgctatctggttgctagggtcaaagttaccctagcaactaggcagtggtgtgaatgagagtctGGAAAATGAATCAGAGaagtctgaatagaaaggtaattaataaaaagtaacaatttatgAATGGCTATTCATAAATTGAATTGGCCATTCAAAAGTTagcataaaggtgaactacctgtTTACCTGTATACATGTTTAAAGAACAAGAAGAGTCTAATTCATAGGTGGGTGCCTATATGTTAGATAATCTCTTGTAAATTTCCATTGTAAATTGGACAGTAACCtgtggcaaccaatcatattgttgcatttaatgttctacatgcagctggccaaaaagaagccaatcactgattggtcacAATGGGTTACAGGCCATGTGCATATttacccactgttgataaatgagtatCATACACTTTTGTCTGTATGTTCCTCTACAAGAAGAATCTTATCACTTACTGGATGCTCTTCGTTGGTAAATTTTTTTTACGGGAAATCATCCTGTACAGCGTCCCCCCACCGGCATACTCCAGCACAAAGAAGGCTTGGGCCTAAAACAAATGAGCAAATGGCAAAGGCATAAGCCAGAACTGACCAACAAAGCAAGGAGAATAAAACAGATTATGTGGCAATACAAACAGTGTTCCCTACCTTGGACTGGAATGTGGCATGTGAGTGGCACAGAAAGGGGCATTCTCTGGCGATCTTCGAGAGCCAGGCCTCCATACTGATCCACGGATAGTTGCACTTGTTTGGTTTTTTCGGCACTATCTTAATTGCCACAAGTTGTTTCGTTGGTGCAAATGATGCCAACATCACCTAAGAAAAGACAAAAGAGGTTAAATATCACAGTGTCTTGAATTGCTTTAAGAATAGTGCCCAGAAGGAGCCATGTTAGTTGCTTAAGGAAAGGTCATTTGGAGACAATGACCtgaaataattaattatatcaaCTTTAAGTTAATATTCTTAGACTTGCCCAATGGGAATATTTAATGACATTGCCAAGTGCTTGATTTCCCTCGTATTTCTGCACAGTTTAATGCCAGATTACAGAAGAGATTTCCATATCGGAAGGCCCCTCACTCACCTTTCCACCGCTGCCTTCTCCCAGCTTTCGATGGAATTTGTAACTCCGTATGTCCAGGGGGGGTGGCCTTCTCACTTCCACACGGGATTTCTTCTTTGCACTTTCATCTTGTGGGATCAAACACATTCAGTCAAAAGCTCATATCAAAATATGTTATACATAGCACATTTccataaatatttccatttatgtACCCCAATAACCTTTAGTCTTAGCTAAGGCAAGCACCCACATTCAGAGTAAGAATCTTTATCCAAGCAGAATATTGAGTGAGTGACTGACAACACAGAACTGGTACCTTCCTGCAAGGTATTTAGggttatacaaaatatacatgctgattgattgctatgggttactgctcttgggcaaacttttaAACTTATAAATCTATAGAAGAATTTCACAAAGCAGAGGGATGGATTTTTTGTCTCCCCCTCCAACAGAACAAGCATGTGACCATTTTTGGCAGTTAAATGTATAAGAGAAAATGAATAACATATTCCCCTTGCCTTCTAACAGATCTGGGCTCCTTGGTCTTTTCTTCTCCTTGTTGTCTTCCTGCTCCTTACTCCTTCCATAACTGCTGCTTTGAAGATCTTCTGAGctggttttcttttcatttttttcttctttatcctTCTTCCTCTTCTTGCTCTCAGGTTTGCTGGTCTCATCTGAGAGGCTTTTTCTCATCTTCCCATTTTCATCAGGGCTGGTCTTCTCTTTTAGGTTGGGTTTGTCAGTTGGAAAGACTTCCCCATCTTGATTCCTAGCCATCTTCTCCATGCAACCTTTATCCTGTAGAGGTTCCTTTTCTTCTGGAGTCTGGCTccttttcttcctcttcttttttCTCACCTCCATCTTCAccttccttcttctccttttATTGTATCCAAATGtcttcttttgtctttttttttcgcATCAAACGTTGAACACTCTGGCACTCTCTATCTCCTCTTCACTATCACCAAATGGCAGTTGGGCTGAGCATGTAGGCAACAGTTAAGGCAGGGGTGTCGGGTTACTACCAACAGATACCCACGGAGGAGCATGTGACTACCAGCAGTGAGACATGCAACCAGCAGCAGAAGCATGTACCATTAGCAACAATCTAGGCTTATAATCACAGACAGCAGAAATCAGAGGAATAGTTAAATCTCAGGGCAGATAGAGGCACATAATTATAAGAAACTGACAGATTGCTTTCTATAACATTCATAGATAATAAAGCATaactaagctcttttgggcagggtcctctttacctcttgtattggttgttcTTTTGACGCATgtattcttgtatgtttaatatatacacccaattattatgttgggttgaaaaccccaacagactCTTCTTCGACTTTGgattattcttccgcttcttcttcttagcgccccccattttctaaatgctactcctcctacagttttaggggtacaacacccaaactctccacacattttcgccctatagcggagcaggttgcttgtgcttttctaagtgatcccgccccccgtctttttgtggcgccgctccgaaccccccaattttcccattgactttgacagggaagattttcaaactgctgccactcttacagctttgagactacacccctcaaacttgaataacataatcatggggtcaccccgaattaaacagcgacatttgttggatgaccccaaagtgggaggggccaacaacagtcaatcaaatttcattgactttaatggggaaattgaaactgctgccaatcttacagctttgaggctacgctccccaaacttgaatcacatagtcatgggctcagcctgaatgaaaatatgatgattgttggatgccaaaaagtgggcgatcagattttacctattgaaattTTACCtacagaaatccaacctgctgtcagtctcacagtaataacactggggtccccaaactttgcagagttaggcaccaggtacctgtggttcaaggtaagaaaaagtgggcggagccaccaacagccaatcagagtttacctattgactttcaatggggaaatccaacctgctgccattctcacagtattaacaccagggtccccaaacttttccccTAGtgacagttggtcactaggggactgcaattttagttttgaaaagtgggcggagccaccaacaaccaatcagatttcacctattgaattttattggtttgatgccagagttcgcaaactttacacagtcagtcactgggtgacttcgtactcaaggttagaaaaagtgggcggggccgccaaaagccaatcacatttctttcattgttttcagtgggaaaattttaactgctgccattctcacatgtttaatgtcagggtccccaaactttgcacagtttgtcactaggtgaccatgttcaaagtttagaaaagtgagtggggccaacaacaaccaattagatttcacctatagacttcatatgtttaaattgaaactgcggccattctttaaatattaatactaaggtctccaaactttgcagagctagtcacctggtaagtgcggttcagagttagaaaaagtgggtggagccaacaacagccaatcagattttacctattgattttcaatgggaaatccaacctgctgctattctcacagtattaacaccagggtcactaggggactgcatttttaggttttaaaaagtgggtggagccacaaaaagccaatcagacttcacctattgaatttttttggtttatatttaaaatgttgctttgctcacactatttatgacagggttcccaaacaagtgggaggagccaccaacagccaatccatttccaccctttagatttcattggtttatatttaaactgatgccattatttaaatattaattccagggttgttaaagtttccagagttagtcactgggtatttttcATTCAAAGTTAGAGaaaagtgggctgagccaccagcagccaataacatttcacctatttactttcaatgatgaagtgtaaaatgctgtcagcctcacaatttatatgccccaaaatttgcaaagttggtcactggggggactgcagttcaaaaataggaaaagtgggttgggccactaacagccaatcagatttcatccattgaattttattggtttaaatttaaaatgttgtcattctcaaactatttatgccagggtgcccactgtttgtcactgggtgacttcgactcaaggttagaaaaagtgggcggagccaaccaccaccaatcacaattcacctattgacttttattggtttaaattttaattgctgctgtggtccctaaacttcgcagagttagtcactgggtaactgcagttccaggttaaaaaaaggaggtggggccaccaaccaccaatcagatgtcacttgttgactttcggtggggaaatttaagttgcttccatttagacactattaaaaccagggtccccaaactttgcacagtggtttttactatataactgtggtccaaggttagagaaagtgggcagatcccattcagtgacttcatgtttttcaacccaacatgaagtttgttctcaaacttccctttctagttagctTTGTTCATCCAACTGCAAGTAAAACAATAcaggatttgattggttgctgtgggttttaTGGCccagcattagtaaatgagcccctatttGATTACAGTACATCACTAGTATCAAGGTAATGGAAACTGGTAATGTCCATTCAAACAAAGTGAAATACTAATACAGTGCTTAAGTCAAAGTATTTTAAATCTTCTTGTATTAATGCCCATGGAagtgataaaaataaaacatcaatGCTTTATGTGAGCTTATGCGTTATCAGTCTGCATTGTTAGAGCTGCCCATGCAATTTCATATGTACAAGCTAGACTCCAGTTTAGTGGCATAACAACAACATAATGATTCCCAAGCAAAAAAATattcagaggggcccagtgcaAATATCAACCCATACCAGGCCCTTCTTCTGCCTGCCTGATCACCCTCTGGCGCCTGGGTAGGTAAGAGTAGCTGGGAAAGGGGGATTTCTAACTACTACTTACAGGATGGTAACTGGTTAAAGCAACTTTATCAGAGCAGGATTATCAACATAAGTATCTTTTATTAACTGTTATTTAAAGTAAGAGGTGTTTAGGTAACTGCTGTtgttattttatacaaagtttttGCTGTATTTGGTGCTAAATAAGAAAGTTTGGTGGACTATAATGCTTATAGCAAGTTTGCCAGGAGCTGCATTTCTTCATAGTTACATTCCCCttggtttgaggtgggtggggtttgattagttgcacctgaatatataaatagaacccctgggactccagtggagcttagTGTAGTGGCAAGCTGCTCTTTAAGTGACTTCTCTTAAAGCAGAACCAACGCCTAACTAAAGAATTAGGGCAGACATTTTtaccttatgttttgggcttctgtactagcccaaggcaaccacagccctttagcagggaagatctgcaggaagatgcccccagtaactccccatcttcttttctgctgatttactaaCCATGCTCTAGGCtgttgtcagttactgagcttagggaccgacttataaaatactgtatatatagaatataaatgtcataatataagactgattagtaattattacagataattactacatggcagctcagaaaccagtgcaattagcatgagaatgtaataatcagccctgtagcatcagcttatatgacatttCAACCTTATTCTCTGGTTAATAATTtacgatgacccctaagcttagcttcttaataGCTGCTCAgagtccactgagcatgtgagtgttggtacagtaagtacagaatttttaaccatattcatttttagggtatagttctcctttaagtgacttgcacatctaaatgacccacaagttaggggacaggtagggggtgGCAGGGGGGTTTTCCCCAGCCTATTTCAATAGAACTATGCCAAACACTCCCAGTTCCTAATTCAAGGGGGAAGTTGCAGGTTTCTTCATAATGGAGTGCTGAGACCTGCAGCATTTGGCATAGCTCTATTGAAATGGGCTGGGGAAAAcccctatagctccccctacctgtcccctaacttgtggAGCATCTAGCCACTATAGCAAAGTCCACTGGAGTCCAAGGGATCCTAAGAGCACAACAAAGCAAATAatgtactgtcttgcataaataGGGCCattactcaagggatgaaaacataattttgcctctttatactGTAGGTCccaggtaaggcctcaccttgagtatgcagtgcagttttgggctccaggatattaatgagctggagagagtggcgagatgtgcaactaaactggcaaaggggatggaagatttaggggcagatttataaaaatgtgagtttagggctcaatacataaaaactcacccatattttatttattcctacgggattttagaagcatttttatcaaattttgaactccaactttcacccattgataaatatgcttctaaaaatcccaaaggaatgttaagaatatgggtgagtttttatgtattaagctctaaacattttgataaatctgcccctaaactaTGAGGGGAGACTTTCAAAGTTTGGAGGTGCATCTTTAAATTAGAGGatcggaacttccatttgaagcagtgtaggtggtttttcacggtgagggcagtgaggttggggaatgcacttcctagagatgtggtaatggcagattctgttaatgcctttaaggggggCTTGGATAATTTCCTGAATAAGCACAATTTCAaaggctgttgtgatactaaaatctacagttagtatagctattggtatatatagtttatatatgtgagtgtataggtaggttgGCAAacgtatgtgtatatatgtaaacTGGGGTTCactggaggggttgaacttaatggccTTTGGAATTTTTTTCAATCCGAATTAACTatttaactatatgtaactatagaGTAATCAGACTCTAGACTAGAGTAAGCTTCTATAGTTGCTCTACTGCTCCAGTTTTGCAACATAACTACATGATATAGTACAATTTTTAGATATAAAGCAGAGAATGAACAAATGCTTTGGGAATAAccagaagaaaaatattttataaatgaaaagCTATTTTCAGAAAAAGGGGCAAAAGAGACATATATACCCAATGGTAATACATTATGCTAAAGTCAGAACAAGAGTGGTGTTATAAATCAGATTATGGTAATTACGTTTGAGGACAGTGTTCAAACAAATTGGTTAATCTAAAGCACCAGAAATAGTTTGTTGCTGCAGCAGAGTTTTTAATTATGATGCTTTAATTAGGCACAGAATTTATTCAATCTACATACAGCTGTCATAAATAACTGAGAAGCATGAAGGAAAGAGAAAGCTCGAATATGAAAGCACTGACAATGAAAAAGGAACATGACACAGTTAttctaaataatt
Encoded proteins:
- the LOC101735024 gene encoding protein kinase C theta type-like, which encodes MCLIPQDESAKKKSRVEVRRPPPLDIRSYKFHRKLGEGSGGKVMLASFAPTKQLVAIKIVPKKPNKCNYPWISMEAWLSKIARECPFLCHSHATFQSKAQAFFVLEYAGGGTLYRMISRKKNLPTKSIQFYTAEMVVALQFLHSNGIIHRDLKPDNILVDNDGHIKICDFGIAAVGMFAGWKIRGLAGTPGYRAPEMLSLEAYDAGVDWWSLGVIMYEMATGRQPFVPSIDPAREFLDMKLAKVDYPSHMSQEMLDLLPKLLEMDNNNRLGVNGNIREHQFFAGINWSELEKRTTQTPFKPKIQPADKLKEIKPGFCAETSEENKLEDFTYVDYNWNWQE